Proteins found in one Lycium ferocissimum isolate CSIRO_LF1 chromosome 6, AGI_CSIRO_Lferr_CH_V1, whole genome shotgun sequence genomic segment:
- the LOC132059075 gene encoding AP2-like ethylene-responsive transcription factor AIL1 has product MASSMNNWLGFSLSPHEEVLTSQQSSHQEISGECFDLTSHHDDSSVVLPSLNVVPHDTPFGIFEAFNRNHHQSQDWNSHDTNYKTTSEMSMLMGGSYNSQHIENNQEPPKLENFLGIGEQKLQQVCSNNKNNNNNGDYGIYCSTTSNISENNTNNIIGLSMIKNWLRNNPNTTTPTPSSQDDKKEGDVVGVGMVGGGGNNAQSLSLSMSTGGGGGENSCSSENNKQEIVNGNNSTIEGQISGAIEAVPRKSIDTFGQRTSIYRGVTRHRWTGRYEAHLWDNSCRREGQTRKGRQVYLGGYDKEEKAARAYDLAALKYWGPTTTTNFPISNYEKELEEMKHMTRQEYVASLRRKSSGFSRGASIYRGVTRHHQHGRWQARIGRVAGNKDLYLGTFSTQEEAAEAYDIAAIKFRGLNAVTNFEINRYDVKSILESSTLPIGGAAKRLKDAEQAEIALDYQRTSQENIGTHLMNGSIGSYGASHCWPNIALQQAQPLSAMHSYPYSQQRLWCKQEVQDSSDHNMTTQNFQDFSHQFQHGNIAHNFLQPSSALHNLMGLDNSSSMEHNNVTYHQGVGYASNSHGGGGFVLPQLSSIMAHQESNQQSQANGYGENEVKQLQLGHENLFGYYHSQQSTSNGSAKAGLYDHQDPACNNWMSTAVPVALASRNSTMAVCHGAAPTFTVWNDT; this is encoded by the exons ATGGCTTCTTCAATGAACAACTGGCTTGGATTTTCACTTTCACCACATGAGGAAGTCCTCACATCACAACAAAGTTCACATCAAGAAATATCTGGAGAATGTTTTGATCTTACTTCTCATCATGATGACTCCTCAGTAGTACTTCCTTCTCTTAATGTTGTTCCTCAtgataccccttttggtatttTTGAAGCTTTCAACAGAAATCATCATCAATCACAAG ATTGGAACTCTCATGATACTAACTACAAGACCACATCTGAGATGTCTATGCTAATGGGTGGTTCATACAATAGTCAACATATTGAAAATAATCAAGAGCCACCAAAGCTAGAGAACTTTCTTGGTATTGGTGAACAAAAGCTTCAACAAGTCTGCAgtaacaataaaaataacaacaacaacggagACTATGGTATTTATTGTAGCACCACTAGCAATATTAGTGAAAATAACACTAATAATATTATAGGGCTTTCAATGATCAAGAATTGGTTGAGAAATAACCCTAACACCACTACCCCCACCCCATCATCACAAGATGATAAGAAAGAAGGGGATGTTGTGGGGGTGGGGATGGTGGGTGGTGGAGGCAATAATGCACAATCCTTGTCACTTTCTATGAGTACTGGTGGCGGTGGTGGAGAGAATAGTTGTTCATCTGAAAATAACAAACAAGAGATTGTGAATGGGAATAATAGTACTATTGAAGGACAAATAAGTGGTGCAATAGAAGCAGTGCCAAGGAAATCTATTGATACTTTTGGCCAAAGAACTTCTATCTACCGTGGTGTTACAag GCATAGGTGGACGGGGAGATATGAGGCACATTTGTGGGATAATAGTTGTAGGAGAGAGGGACAAACTCGCaaaggaaggcaag TTTATTTGG gaGGATATGATAAGGAAGAAAAAGCAGCTCGTGCTTATGATTTAGCTGCACTTAAGTACTGGGGTCCGACAACTACCACGAATTTCCCA ATTAGCAATTATGAGAAAGAGCTTGAGGAGATGAAGCATATGACTAGACAGGAATATGTTGCATCTTTACGAAG GAAGAGCAGTGGTTTCTCTCGTGGTGCATCTATTTACCGCGGTGTTACAAG GCACCATCAGCATGGAAGATGGCAAGCAAGAATTGGAAGAGTTGCTGGAAACAAGGATCTATATCTTGGCACTTTCA GCACACAAGAAGAAGCTGCAGAGGCTTATGACATTGCAGCAATCAAATTCCGTGGACTCAATGCAGTAACTAACTTTGAGATCAACCGATACGACGTAAAAAGCATACTAGAGAGCAGCACGTTACCCATTGGAGGAGCTGCTAAACGTCTCAAAGACGCTGAGCAAGCTGAAATCGCTCTGGATTATCAAAGAACGAGCCAAGAAAATATCGGTACACATCTCATGAATGGTTCAATTGGTAGCTATGGCGCCAGCCACTGCTGGCCTAACATCGCTCTTCAACAAGCTCAACCGTTAAGCGCTATGCATAGTTACCCTTATAGCCAACAAAGGTTATGGTGCAAGCAAGAAGTACAAGATTCTTCTGATCATAATATGACTactcaaaattttcaagattttAGTCATCAATTTCAACATGGGAATATTGCTCACAATTTCTTGCAGCCTAGTTCAGCTTTGCACAATCTAATGGGCTTGGATAATTCTTCTTCAATGGAACACAATAATGTTACATACCATCAAGGAGTTGGATATGCAAGTAATAGTCATGGTGGTGGTGGATTTGTGTTGCCACAATTGAGTTCAATTATGGCTCATCAAGAAAGCAATCAACAAAGCCAAGCAAATGGATATGGAGAGAATGAAGTGAAGCAATTACAACTTGGTCATGAGAACTTATTTGGTTACTATCATTCCCAACAATCAACATCTAACGGCTCGGCCAAGGCTGGTCTGTATGATCATCAGGATCCCGCTTGCAATAATTGGATGTCAACAGCTGTTCCTGTGGCTCTCGCGTCGAGGAATAGCACCATGGCTGTTTGCCATGGTGCGGCCCCAACTTTCACCGTGTGGAATGACACATAG